The nucleotide window TGCTGCCCTGAATCGAAAGATGAATCGGGACGCTCCCAATGACTTTCCTCGATCAGTGTACCCACCTTGGAAATAGAGCCTGAACCAGAGGTAGCACCCCGCCGGGAATCAAATTGAGATGATTCTTTCGCCTCATGGTCTCCCAGTTCTTCCACCCGTTCGTGGATTGCCAGCAGTACAGCCGCGACATGCTTGCAATAGTCATAATAGTTACCGTAAGCTGGACAGTTGCAAGTTGCTTCAATCTCTCCCACATCATCCAAGTCTACCGTTACTTTGTATCTTTTGGTTCCTCGAACCACAGCATCGTAATGACACTTATCCTCACTAACGACCATATTGGTAACTCTTCCAGATAATTTATAATCTTCGCCACGCTTGAATGCCGTGACCCCGCACAGCAATTTGATATCCATCATGGTGAATGACGCCACTTGTCTAACCCTCCTTATCCCTACTGCCTTGACGAAGACTTGTTAGAGTCTGAATTGAAGTCATCTTATCCCTGGTATCCCTTTTATAGAAAAAACCCCAAGAGCTCCGTAAAGCAGAGATTGGGGTTGCTGTTTATTTCACCAATTGACCACGTGTAACGCCCAGTTGGTTCGTTGCTTTTAGGGTTTTCCAAACTTGTGTACCACTGATCTCGCCGCGTAATGCACGGTTGTACAGATCAATTACTTCACGTACCTGCTCCGGTGTCTCTTCCAGGAATTCCACACGGTATCGTGATACACCCAGATCCATAAAGTTGGTCAGATACTCGGCACCTGACTGCTCCACTGCGTTGTATACCGTATTACGGCAACCTTCATCCACACGTACCGGGTGGGACATACCGATCCGGTCTTGCAGTGATGCACGCTGTTCCTCACAAGGACGTCCACAGTTCGTAAAGTCCGTTCCTTCACTCATGAACGTACAGTACACACAGTGCTCGGTGTGGAACATCGGCAGATGCTGATGGATAACCACTTCGGTCTGACTTGTACGGGAGTGACCAAGCAAATCAACCATTTGTTGAATGTTCAGGTCATAGGATGGCGTAATCCAGTCACATCCGGCTTCCAGGAACAACTCAACTGCTTTGTGATTGGCGATGTTCAATGAGAAGTCGCCGATCAGTTCCGGGTGCTTCACATCCGGGTTTTCCATCCGGTGACGAAGGTAGAAGTACAGCGCACCTGTATTACGCACCAATACCGCATCCGGCTTCAGACGCAGGATGTTGTTGTGATATCCATTCTCCCCAGGCATGTGAATACGCGGTGTAGCCAGCGCGATCTTGCGACCAGCGGCATGCACAGCTTCCACGGCTGCCGGGAACTGTTTGATAAACTCGAAGTCGGCATAGATCATGCCGATTCCCGCTTCAATCGCTGCCTCCACTTGTGGCAGGCTGCGACAGAGCGCGGTCAGTTCTGCTTGACCGCGAGCGACTGGCGATGCCGGTTTAACCGAATCGCCGTACACATCTACCGCCCGTTTCACGTAGACCGGCGGTTTAGGACGCTCGCCCGCGAGTTGTTCTACCGCCTGACGGCGAATGTTATTCAACTCGCGCATTGGGATGATAACGTCACCGTGCAGGTTGACGTCCATTCCTTCCAACTGGAACACTGTGCCTCCCAGACGTCCAAACTGCTCTTCGAGCAATTCATGCGTCATTGGACGTTTCTGGGCGATGTCCAATTCCATCTCGGAATCAATACGGACAGTTGTGCCCTTCTGTACGTCTGTCCACCACGTGCTAAGCGGCTGCCCCGGGCTACCGATGACCTTCACCTTCACCGGGAATACACGGTACGGCTTCTCGGTTTCGAAGCTTTGACGCAGACGTTTGTCCAGCGCCGGGTCATTCGTTTTCCACACTTTGTCGCCAACTTTCACGCGGCGCAGATCCACGTCACTGCGGCCTGGCACGACGTCAACGATCCAGCCCTCTTCAGCTTCGCCTTCGAGTTTTACGCCTTTGCGACGTACATCGTATACGCGTCCGCCCTCTTCCTTCTGAGTCGGGTCTCCGGCGTCAAATACGATTCCGTCTCCACGTTTCACAGGTGCATCCAGCTTCAGGACCACACCATCGCGCAACACTTGATCTACACGACCGAGGTAGACACCACGACTTTTCGGGAATGTTCCATCCACCAGTTCTTTGTTGTTTGTACCGCTCAGGAAACCATGCGTGAATCCACGGGAGAAGCTTTGCTGCAATTCGCGAACTTCTTCCTTGCTTGGCGGTGTGTTATCTCCATCAAAATAACGGTCAATCGCTTTACGATATTTGCTTACTACGTTTGCTACGTATTCCGGCGTTTTGAGACGTCCTTCAATTTTGAAAGAAGTTACTCCTGCTTCGATCAGTTCCGGCATCAGATCAATCGCTGCCAGGTCCTTCGGAGACAACAGATAGGCTACATCACCCATCGGTTTGTGCTCTCCATCCACCATCAGATCGTATGGAAGACGACAAGCTTGTGCGCACTCTCCGCGGTTCGCCGAACGTCCTCCCCACATTTCGGAAGTGAGACATTGACCCGAGTAGGATACACACAGCGCACCGTGCACAAATACTTCCATTGGAAGCTTCGCCTGCTCACCGATCTTCTGGATCTGCTTCAGGTTGTTCTCCCGTCCCAGAACGACACGTTCCATATCAAACGGCTTCGTAAACTCGACCGCTTCCGGTGACGTAATCGTCATCTGTGTTGAACCATGAATCGGGAAATCGGGCGAGATCTCGCGGATCATCTTCACCAAACCCAAATCCTGAACAATTACAGCGTCCACACCTGCATCGACACATGCATCAATCAGTTCTTTGGCATCCGTCAATTCATTTTCAAAAATCAATATATTAAAGGTCAAAAAACCTTTTACGCCATAACTGTGCAAAAACGCCATAATCTCCGGCAGCTCGTCCATACGGAAGTTGTTCGCCCGTGCTCGTGCATTAAACTTTTCGACTCCGAAGAAAATTGCATCTGCGCCATTGGCTACCGCCGAACGCATACAATCCCAGTCACCGGCGGGTGCCAGAAGTTCAACGTCTTCTCTTCGTATTGTTGCTGTTTTCATGTAGATCCTCCCCATAACCGGCTATCCGCCGGATTTCATCCCTATATCCTTAAATGCCTGAACTCACCAAGCCTAAACCTGCACCTAATCCGGTACACCTGCATTGTCACTGTATTGCTATATCTATACATTATGTCTGTATTGCCTGAACTCCAAGCTTACAGTCATTCATATTCATTAGATCAGCAGTCATAACTCCTGAACTAGTATAGTGTACCACTTCTGCACCGACTCTTCTACGCTTTCCTGAAAAAACCGTTTACCAATTTCATTTCCATTAAGATTCACACTAGACACTCCGATTGCAGTACCATCTTCCGATCGCTTGATAAAAGCGCAGCCTATGCTTTCGATGCAGCTTTCCTTCAGAAAGCTTGTAGCTTCGCTTCTTCAGATCGCTTCTGCACTCTTCGTCCCAGTGTAAATATTTAATTTATCTTATACAGAAAACAAATAAGCCGAAAGGTCCTTTGACCCTCCGGCTCCAATACATTATTTATTAAAAGTAAATGAGTTCACTGCTTTTTCCAAGGCGGCCGCCTGGACTGCTGTCTTATTGGCATCATTCAGACCACTTGTGATCGTATAGGTTGTTCCGTCTTTTTCAAATACGATTTGGCGACCCGCATATGGCACTCCCTTGTCCAGTTCATGATACGTAAAGGAAAATGCAGGCACACCCGCAAACGTTAACTCCTCACTGCGAAGCAACTTGAAGTTCTTACGAGTTTTGGTGGCTTCGGCATAAGCTTCTCTCAGTTGACTTACCGTCATCTCGATCGACTTGTCTTCGCTCGCCGCAATGGAGAATTCTCCGCCCGTGAAGGTGTACACCACAGGTGAATATTCGAATCGATCACTGTATGGCGTCCAGTACCGTGGAATATCCACACTGTAATGATAACGTTTGGACGTACGCGTGAGTGTCTTGGTTTTGTCTGTCAAATAAGGATCTTCATCCAGCTGACCGAAATGTTCGGCAACCGTATCAAAATCAATCTCCACACTCTTCATGATCCGTTCAAACCATGCCCGATTTGCAACCTGCTCCTCAGGGAACGTATACTCTGCATAATATCGATACCCATTCTTCTGCAAAAGAACATCGAACTCGGTCTGCCAGCCCCCGCCAAAGTTATAACGGAATTCATTAACCTCGGCAGTCTCTCCCGAAATATTCATCGTATATGAGCCAATTGGCTCGTAACTCTCTGGCGTAAATGTCTCGCGCATCCACTTATCCAGTTGACCGCTCCAATCTTTTACCGTTGTACCTACCTTCGCCGAAGTAACACGCCATTGCAGATAAGCTCCATCTTTGGCCTCATAGATCATCTGATTGTTGTCCATAGACCATCCTGCAGGAATCTTCAATTCGATACCATAGTCATCATTCCAAGCGGAGCGCATGCCATTATCTACGGTGGACAGATCTTTGATCGTTCGATCCGACTCCGCATAGGTAGGCTGGAATGAATTGAGCAGCGCCGCACGTTTGCCCAGGTCTTTATAATTCAGGGCTTCGTAATCCGCGAGGTACACATCATATTGACGACCTTCGCTCAGATACTGGCGCATCTCCCACAACATGCCGTCTACATCTTTCACGATAATCCGTGCATAAGGCGTTTTGCCTTTCGACACCGCTTCACGATCCAGCACCGTATCTCCCGATTGTTTGGCCTCCTGGACGAGTTGCTGCAACAAATCATCCGAATCCAGAGCCACATCCTGGTCACTGACATACACTTCAAGATAATAACTGTTGTCCGCAGCGCCGAAAGTCATCATGCGCTCCTGCTCACCAGTCTGGAAAACCATAAGGTCTGCCGGATAGTTGATGGACCAACCGTAAAAACTGTTGCCGATTCTGGTTTTACCTTCGTCCAAATGAATGCCATCCTCATCGTCCACCGAATCATCGGTTTGCAACAGACGAATCACCATTTCTCCCGAACTGTTTGGAGCAAGCGTCGCTCCGATACCGGCAGCAACCGGACGAAGCGGGACCATGAGTACGCCATTTACCATCTTGGGAGCGGCACCCATCTCATGTTTCACACCATCCATCCAAGCAATTGAACTCCCAATTGTTAGAGTCACCGTGTGCGGACCTTCCTTGATTTTGACGACATCATTTTTCTCCAGCCGGATTTCACTGCCAAATGCTTTCTTGAATACACCGACAGGTACCATCGTAACACCCTTGATCTTGTACGGTTTGGCTATGGCCTGCTTATCGCCGTTAATGTAGGCGCTCGTGCTACCCGCTTTGACTCGTAGTTCACTTGTCGTCAGATCAGACGCCCATACAGGCAGTGCCGCCCCAATAGTCAGCATCCCGGTTAATACACCTGTGCTCAGCACACGTATCCATGACTTTTTCATTCCGTTCTTTCGTCCTCTCTCCATCCGGGTTGATCGCCGGGCTATATTATTCATCATCTGCAAGGAACGCTTCATCTTCCTCGTCCTGAATGTCTGCGCGATCAGCAAGTACTAGCGTACGGGTTACGATATCGCCATCCGTTTGCATCAACAGCTTTACCTTTTGCCCAGGCAGATACGTTTTGAGCAACTCATTGATATCCACGACAGAGGACACACGTGTGCCAGCCACACTATAGATGACATCGCCCTCTTTGATTTTGGCTTTCTTCGCTTCAGGAGACAGTATGCCCGTAATCGTTAATGGATCATCTGTAGGCAATCCCACAATAGCAGACCAGCTTTCTTCCAGCTGTAGCCCCAGACTCGCACGTTTTATTTTGCCATATTTAAAAAACTGATCGATGATATATTGAACGGTATCCACCGGAATCGAAAATCCCAAGCTTTCTACGCCGACCGCAGAGAATTTCATCGAGTTAATACCGACCACTTCACCCTTCAGGTTGACCAGCGGTCCTCCGCTATTCCCTGGGTTAATGGCCGTATCAGTCTGAATCAACCGGTAGGTCGCCTCAACACCACGATTCAAGCCGCTAATTACCCCTACCGTTGCCGAGTTGCGCAATGAAAAGGAAATCGGTGTACCTATGGCGATTACCGTCTCGCCAACAGAGGTTTGTGAAGCTTTGGCGAAGCTCGCCGGTTTAAGTGCTTTGGCATTGATTTTGATTAACGCCAGATCACTTAGTGCATCACTGTATGTTTTCGTAATTTTGTATGTATTGCCATCCGTCGTTACGACCACCGGATTCACTAATCCGTCGACCACGTGGGCATTCGTCACGATCCATCCGTTGGAACGAATGATGACCCCTGTACCATGTGCAAGATTATAGCGGTCATCTGATGATGCACCTTCCTGCACTTCGGTAGATTTCCCAATAATGCCTACGACCGAAGGAGACACCTTTTCGATCACTTTGGGAATGGCTTCATTTCCCTTGTACGTGTACGTTCCGGATTTGGCATCATATTGTCCACTTCCACCAAATGCCTTGACCAGATCCTTGGTGTTCACATAGACTTGACCATCTACCACCTTCGCTTGCATTGCCGTTTTGGATTCAGCCGCACCAACCGTTGCCGCTACACTGATTGAGAGTACAGCAGCCATCAGTATGGCTATCCCCTTTTTACCCAACACGCTCATATTCTCACCTGACCCTCTCTATACATCCTTCTTGCGCGACTCGACATCGGATTCATCGCTGAATCTATTCTCTCTTTCTCTCATCTGCAATTCCGGTATCCCTCAATGTATCATACAGAATCTGGATATACAATTGTTTTAAGTCCCTATTTTGGTAGAGAAGATAGAATCCTCTTCAATCGTTCAAACGAAATGAAAAAAACACCCCCCATGTCTCTCTGGAAAGTGTTCATTTGTACCACTATTGGCTTAAATTCCATTCACTTTAGCAGCATTCCTACTGAGCAAACCAACCGGTTATCATCGCATAGTCTGTCATCAGAAATACCAGTAGGCTGACTACTGCAAATCCGATCGCAAACAGATTCTTCTTCGGTGCCCGAAGGAGGCGAACGACTCCGATGAAAATCAGGATCGTAAATAAGATGACAAAAATATCAAATGCATTAAAATTCGATGTACTCGCCGTGGCAGCTTCTGCAAACAGCATGGATAGACAGACCTCCTCACCATAGTTGAACAGCTAACGCATACCCTAATATCTTCCTCTATGTTATCTGTACCCTGCTTGTAATGCAAGCCCTATCATCCATAAAAATGAAAAAAATCCAATTTGGTCGAATATTCCTGCAATGCTTGTCCCAACATATATGTAAACACTTTCACGAAAACAAAATAGTACAGGGAAACCTCCTACATATCCCATAAAAATAAAACCCTTTCTGTCGGAAGCAGAGCACATCAGATCGTAATCCAATGTCTCACACTTCTCGAAAAGAAGGGCCTAGTCAATATCGTTAATTGTTCAATAATCTCTGACTACAAGGACTTAGTCCACCAATTGCAGTGCCTTACTCCGCTCGGTATCCCGCTCCAGAACTGGCTTCAAGTACTTGCCTGTATAGGAAGCTTCCACTTTAATGATATCCTCAGGTGTTCCAGTTGCAACAATGGTTCCTCCACCGCTACCGCCTTCTGGGCCCAGATCGACAACATAGTCTGCCGTTTTGATCACATCCAGGTTATGTTCGATCACTAGCACCGATTCCCCAGAATCAACCAGACGGTGCAATACAGTTAGCAAACGGTCGATATCATCGACATGCAAACCGGTTGTCGGCTCATCGAGGATGTAGATGGTTTTCCCCGTACTGCGGCGATACAACTCGGAAGCGAGCTTCACCCGCTGGGCCTCGCCACCGGACAATGTGGTTGCAGGTTGTCCCAGATTGATGTATCCCAGACCCACATCCATCAGCGTCTGCATTTTGCGATGGATCTTCGGAATGTTCTCGAAGAACTGGGTTGCATCTTCAACCGTCATTTCCAACACATCGGAAATGTTTCTGTTTTTATATTTCACTTCAAGCGTTTCCCGGTTATATCGTTTACCTTTGCAGACTTCACAAGGGACATAGACGTCAGGCAAGAAGTGCATCTCGATCTTGATAATGCCGTCTCCACGGCAGGCTTCACAACGTCCACCTTTGATGTTAAAGCTGAACCGGCCTTTCTTGTATCCACGTACTTTGGCTTCATTCGTCTGAGCAAACAAATCCCGGATATCATCAAAGACACCTGTGTACGTAGCCGGGTTGGAACGTGGTGTCCGCCCGATTGGCGACTGATCAATATCGATGACTTTATCGATATGCTCCAGACCACGAATCTCTTTATGCTGACCCGGACGTACCCGAGCACGGTTCAGATCACGTGCCAGCGTTTTGTACAGGATCTCATTGATCAATGTGGATTTACCTGAACCGGACACACCCGTTACCGCAGTAAACACACCCACAGGAATCTTCACATTCAGATTTTTCAGGTTATTTTCTTTGGCTCCGCGTACTTCCAGCCAGCGGTCTCCTACACTTCTACGTTCTGCACGAATTGGAATAAATTTGCGACCACTCAGATATTGACCGGTTAACGAGTTCTCATCGTTCATGATCTCTTCCGGTGTACCCTGTGACATGATGGTACCTCCGTGGATACCTGCACCTGGGCCAATATCAATAATATAGTCGGCAGCCATCATCGTATCCTCATCATGTTCAACCACGATCAGAGTATTACCAATATCCCGCATATGCGCAAGTGTGGAGATCAGGCGGTCATTATCCCGTTGATGCAGACCGATACTCGGCTCATCCAGAATATATAGTACACCCATCAGGCTGGAACCAATCTGTGTGGCCAGTCTGATCCGCTGCGCTTCTCCACCAGATAATGTTCCGGCAGCACGACTCAGCGTAAGGTAATCCAGACCAACATTCACCAGGAAGCCGAGACGGCTGTTGATTTCTTTCAGAATAAGCTTGGCAATCGTCTGCTCTTTCTCCGACAATTCCAATGTATCGAAGAATCGACCAGCTTCACCAATGGACAAACTAGTCACATACGCCATGTTATGATCATTGATCGTAACCGCAAGACTCTCGCGTTTCAGACGCTGACCTTTACATGTACCACAAGGCTTTGCACTCATGTAACCTTCAATAAATTCACGGATACCTTCAGATGCTGTATCCCGGTAACGACGCTCCAGGTTATTCACGATACCTTCAAAGGTAACCAGCGCTTCCTTCCGTTGTCCAAAATCATTCTCATAGCGGAAACGGATTTTCTCTGTACCTGTACCCTGCAACAACTTGTTCATCTGCTCAGCTGGCAGATCTTCGACAGGTACATTTTGCGGAATGTTGAAGTGCTCACATACTGACTTCAGGAACTGCGGATAATAGGTGGATGTTCCACCTGTCCAGGCATCAAAAGCACCATCTTCAATCGTCTTGCTGCGATCTGGTACGAGCAGATCAGGGTCAACGATCATTTTGACACCCAGTCCATCACAATCCGGGCAAGCTCCGAAGGGACTATTGAATGAGAACATCCGCGGCGCCAACTCTTCAATACTGAATCCGCACACCGGGCAGGCAAAGTTAGAACTGAAGCGTAGCTCTTCTTGACCCATAATGTCCACGAGTAGTTGTCCGCCGGACAAATTAAGTGCCGTTTCAATGGAGTCAGCCAAACGCGCCTGTACATCATCTTTAACGACGATCCGGTCAACGACCACTTCAATCGTATGCTTCTTGTTTTTCTCCAATTGGATATCTTCTGACAGGTCACGCAGTTCCCCGTTCACCCGTACACGGACAAAGCCCTGCTTGGACACATCGGCAAATACACTTTTATGCTCGCCCTTACGGCCAGAGATAATAGGTGCCAAGATCTGCAACCGGGTACGCTCTGGGTATTGCATAATGCGGTCAACCATTTGTTCTACGGTCTGGGAGCTGATCTCCACGCCATGGTCTGGACAATGCGGATGACCCACACGTGCAAATAACAGACGCAGATAATCATAAATTTCCGTCACGGTTCCTACCGTGGAACGTGGGTTACGGCTTGTTGTTTTCTGATCTATTGAAATGGCAGGAGATAATCCTTCGATGGAATCAACGTCCGGTTTCTCCATCTGTCCCAGAAACTGCCGTGCATAAGCTGACAATGATTCGACATAACGTCGCTGTCCTTCGGCATAGATGGTGTCAAAAGCCAGCGAGGACTTGCCTGAGCCACTCAGGCCGGTCAATACAACAAAGCGGTCACGCGGGATCGTAATGTCGATGTTCTTCAGGTTATGCGCTCGTGCGCCTTTAATGACAATGTTATCGCTCGCCAATAGTATTCATCCTCTCAGTGTGTTAATCCAAACCTTTTTAAAGGCTTTTCGATCCCTCCCAAACCCTCCCTTCCAAGGGAGGGCCCCATAGGGCGCAGCCCTCTGGACA belongs to Paenibacillus sp. FSL H8-0079 and includes:
- a CDS encoding DUF3656 domain-containing protein, producing MKTATIRREDVELLAPAGDWDCMRSAVANGADAIFFGVEKFNARARANNFRMDELPEIMAFLHSYGVKGFLTFNILIFENELTDAKELIDACVDAGVDAVIVQDLGLVKMIREISPDFPIHGSTQMTITSPEAVEFTKPFDMERVVLGRENNLKQIQKIGEQAKLPMEVFVHGALCVSYSGQCLTSEMWGGRSANRGECAQACRLPYDLMVDGEHKPMGDVAYLLSPKDLAAIDLMPELIEAGVTSFKIEGRLKTPEYVANVVSKYRKAIDRYFDGDNTPPSKEEVRELQQSFSRGFTHGFLSGTNNKELVDGTFPKSRGVYLGRVDQVLRDGVVLKLDAPVKRGDGIVFDAGDPTQKEEGGRVYDVRRKGVKLEGEAEEGWIVDVVPGRSDVDLRRVKVGDKVWKTNDPALDKRLRQSFETEKPYRVFPVKVKVIGSPGQPLSTWWTDVQKGTTVRIDSEMELDIAQKRPMTHELLEEQFGRLGGTVFQLEGMDVNLHGDVIIPMRELNNIRRQAVEQLAGERPKPPVYVKRAVDVYGDSVKPASPVARGQAELTALCRSLPQVEAAIEAGIGMIYADFEFIKQFPAAVEAVHAAGRKIALATPRIHMPGENGYHNNILRLKPDAVLVRNTGALYFYLRHRMENPDVKHPELIGDFSLNIANHKAVELFLEAGCDWITPSYDLNIQQMVDLLGHSRTSQTEVVIHQHLPMFHTEHCVYCTFMSEGTDFTNCGRPCEEQRASLQDRIGMSHPVRVDEGCRNTVYNAVEQSGAEYLTNFMDLGVSRYRVEFLEETPEQVREVIDLYNRALRGEISGTQVWKTLKATNQLGVTRGQLVK
- a CDS encoding stalk domain-containing protein, with translation MKKSWIRVLSTGVLTGMLTIGAALPVWASDLTTSELRVKAGSTSAYINGDKQAIAKPYKIKGVTMVPVGVFKKAFGSEIRLEKNDVVKIKEGPHTVTLTIGSSIAWMDGVKHEMGAAPKMVNGVLMVPLRPVAAGIGATLAPNSSGEMVIRLLQTDDSVDDEDGIHLDEGKTRIGNSFYGWSINYPADLMVFQTGEQERMMTFGAADNSYYLEVYVSDQDVALDSDDLLQQLVQEAKQSGDTVLDREAVSKGKTPYARIIVKDVDGMLWEMRQYLSEGRQYDVYLADYEALNYKDLGKRAALLNSFQPTYAESDRTIKDLSTVDNGMRSAWNDDYGIELKIPAGWSMDNNQMIYEAKDGAYLQWRVTSAKVGTTVKDWSGQLDKWMRETFTPESYEPIGSYTMNISGETAEVNEFRYNFGGGWQTEFDVLLQKNGYRYYAEYTFPEEQVANRAWFERIMKSVEIDFDTVAEHFGQLDEDPYLTDKTKTLTRTSKRYHYSVDIPRYWTPYSDRFEYSPVVYTFTGGEFSIAASEDKSIEMTVSQLREAYAEATKTRKNFKLLRSEELTFAGVPAFSFTYHELDKGVPYAGRQIVFEKDGTTYTITSGLNDANKTAVQAAALEKAVNSFTFNK
- a CDS encoding trypsin-like peptidase domain-containing protein is translated as MSVLGKKGIAILMAAVLSISVAATVGAAESKTAMQAKVVDGQVYVNTKDLVKAFGGSGQYDAKSGTYTYKGNEAIPKVIEKVSPSVVGIIGKSTEVQEGASSDDRYNLAHGTGVIIRSNGWIVTNAHVVDGLVNPVVVTTDGNTYKITKTYSDALSDLALIKINAKALKPASFAKASQTSVGETVIAIGTPISFSLRNSATVGVISGLNRGVEATYRLIQTDTAINPGNSGGPLVNLKGEVVGINSMKFSAVGVESLGFSIPVDTVQYIIDQFFKYGKIKRASLGLQLEESWSAIVGLPTDDPLTITGILSPEAKKAKIKEGDVIYSVAGTRVSSVVDINELLKTYLPGQKVKLLMQTDGDIVTRTLVLADRADIQDEEDEAFLADDE
- the uvrA gene encoding excinuclease ABC subunit UvrA, yielding MASDNIVIKGARAHNLKNIDITIPRDRFVVLTGLSGSGKSSLAFDTIYAEGQRRYVESLSAYARQFLGQMEKPDVDSIEGLSPAISIDQKTTSRNPRSTVGTVTEIYDYLRLLFARVGHPHCPDHGVEISSQTVEQMVDRIMQYPERTRLQILAPIISGRKGEHKSVFADVSKQGFVRVRVNGELRDLSEDIQLEKNKKHTIEVVVDRIVVKDDVQARLADSIETALNLSGGQLLVDIMGQEELRFSSNFACPVCGFSIEELAPRMFSFNSPFGACPDCDGLGVKMIVDPDLLVPDRSKTIEDGAFDAWTGGTSTYYPQFLKSVCEHFNIPQNVPVEDLPAEQMNKLLQGTGTEKIRFRYENDFGQRKEALVTFEGIVNNLERRYRDTASEGIREFIEGYMSAKPCGTCKGQRLKRESLAVTINDHNMAYVTSLSIGEAGRFFDTLELSEKEQTIAKLILKEINSRLGFLVNVGLDYLTLSRAAGTLSGGEAQRIRLATQIGSSLMGVLYILDEPSIGLHQRDNDRLISTLAHMRDIGNTLIVVEHDEDTMMAADYIIDIGPGAGIHGGTIMSQGTPEEIMNDENSLTGQYLSGRKFIPIRAERRSVGDRWLEVRGAKENNLKNLNVKIPVGVFTAVTGVSGSGKSTLINEILYKTLARDLNRARVRPGQHKEIRGLEHIDKVIDIDQSPIGRTPRSNPATYTGVFDDIRDLFAQTNEAKVRGYKKGRFSFNIKGGRCEACRGDGIIKIEMHFLPDVYVPCEVCKGKRYNRETLEVKYKNRNISDVLEMTVEDATQFFENIPKIHRKMQTLMDVGLGYINLGQPATTLSGGEAQRVKLASELYRRSTGKTIYILDEPTTGLHVDDIDRLLTVLHRLVDSGESVLVIEHNLDVIKTADYVVDLGPEGGSGGGTIVATGTPEDIIKVEASYTGKYLKPVLERDTERSKALQLVD